The Cyprinus carpio isolate SPL01 chromosome A3, ASM1834038v1, whole genome shotgun sequence genomic interval GTCATGGCTTAATCTACTTTCAGTGATGTTTGAACATTTCATCATTCTGGCAGAAGCAAAAGAAAATCAAAAGtacaacttcagtgtagtgataaAGGATGCTGTTTGTCTGTGGTAAAAGCGCAGACAGTGTGTCACATCGAAGGTTTTCTGATATCGATCTCAGTCTATCTCTAAATTACTGTCAGGCGAAGTTGAATAAACATCTGTGAAACAGACCACAGCCTGAATTAGAGTGTACTGTGAAAACGACTTTCACATTTTCATCTATTTTACACCTCATTTATGTCCTCTTGATAATCTAGTGCTTTAGGATAATTGTGTTGACAGGCTGGTGAATCAgtaatgttgttttgtgtgtgttcaaaagTCATAGCTGAAAAAGGTGTTTAGCATGTTAATTTTAATGAACCAAGTTGTTTTTAAGATATTAACAGAATAATCAGGACAGAATaattagaaaatgttaattaCAGACAATGTTACTGAGCCCTAAAGTCTTCTACAGCGACACACATTTTTCGCCAGTAATTTATCGGTTCAATAATTCAAAAGTGACTACAGCATTGAGTAATGAGTAATATTCTTTCATTATGAGGGCTCAGTTTTTCCATAAATCTCTCCAAAAGCGCCTCTACATGCAACAAATGAACAGACTTTCATCTTTTCAGAAACTGTATTTGTCTCATTgacaacaaacagacagacagagtttaaatgtaaatgcagtgTCATCGATTGTTAGATTAAGATTTGACAATGAATGATCATGTTAATATACAactatattatatcatatattctAGCAAAGAGATATGTTAagtaatttctgattattttaggCATTCCATATCTACCACTGTGAGGAAAACTGCAGATTTATGTGAAGTCTTCCATTTGAGGCCACCTCTGCTGAACACGTGCAGTTTGAGTGCCATCTGCTGGCCACTCAATGCATTGTACAGAAACAGGTCAACGATGTTTAAtgaacctatttttttttttttttttttacataaatatgttaCATCCATccatattatatacacatatttatattgCCTTAAAAAATGCAGTTACCACATGCAAACGTATTTTTTCTGCTTTCAAGATGAGTGAGTTTGCCATATGTCCGGTGTAGTGTAGttgctgctgtgtctgctgtgaCAGTTATTGCTCCATGACAGTCTGTTGTGTGTCTCTTTGATGTGACTGCAGTTCCATCTGTGTTCTGCAGTGTGCACATGGTAGGAATATTCAGGAACAGCCGGCTTAACAGTGTCCAAGTCCATGCACATAGATTTTAAATGGGTATCCAACGTACAGACACTTGGTCACAATCTGTCATAATACTTCTTTGGGCAGTTTAGCTTGCATGCTTATACACACACTTTATGACTACTGACATTTTTTTGACAGTGATAGCTAATATATGGTAAGACTCAGAGCAATGATGTCGATAAATGAATGTGATCTGAAATCAATATTTCTCCTTTGACTGTCATGTGAATTCTGACccttgaataatatatatatatatatatatatatatatatatatatatatatatatatatatatatatatatatatatatatatatatatatatattattaatctttattaatttattattgtttttgacatTGAGTGCAACCACATATCTGAAATCAAAATATGgaaaaattgataattaattGAATTGATATGAGATACAcaatttaaaaggcatttatattttgatgtcaaatatcacaaatatcacaTATCAAAAAGTGATATTTAAGGACCAATCAGACACAGAACAGAGTACATAACCTAAGTTTTGGGAAACAAATTCAGAATATCACTGAATTTTAAGACAACACTGTGTTATTTGGATAAAagctttatttgtgttatttggaTAATCGCATtagatgaaagttttttttttttttgtattatttaaatactattatagtattttaaaatattttaaaataggctttgatttttatattctacgtttttaatttagttttagtgatTTGGTTATTTTcttagtcatttttttaaaatcagttttgttttttaaatatctatgtttatttcacttttagttttagtaatttcaatattacagctttaacttatttcagtttCACTGACAAggtaatatttctaatttttatttaggttttaagtttcatatttataaaatatatattatattatatctatatcaaaaacaaaaaaaaaaaaaaagaaaaaaaagaaaaaaaacagtgaaaatgtaaCCTAACCCTAACGAATTTCATAGTAGAGTTTATAGTTAACAATACCAACACTACAAAACTgtggggcgggactatctgtttgcaGATTAATGACAGGCAGGGAAACTTTCATTTGGTAAACCTGTTTGTAAACAGTAAGCCTAATCATTTTGTATTGGCACCATTAACTTGTGCACATGTGTCAACCGCTTTTGATGCTTACAGATAAGTCACAGAGCACTCTATGAACCTTACTTTATATATTgagcaatttaatatttaattaaatgactgGAATAATGCCGTTTCGATAACCGCAAATTCCTACTTTATTTCTAACGGGAAAAAGATGACAGGAAGCAGAACGGAGGCGGTACTGAAAGCCTCACTCCGCACATAGCCTACACAAAAATATACACTGATGTGAAAAGTGAAAACCCAAGCTTTTTTATTCAGTCTGTGAAATGTTCTCCAGCAGATGGCAGTTTGCTGCATTGTGACGTGTACCCATGTTGAGTTACGTAATACTGCAGTTGCCCCTCATTACTAGTCAATGAGTTGCACGTGCTTATGTCTTATATGTAATGTATGGTGAGGCTGAATtagtagaaaaacagaaaaagataaaatattaaggAGAaaaatttgtaacaaaaaaatttttatatatatatatatatatatatatatatatatatatatatatatatatatatatatatatatatatttggaatgttgccttggcaactaactgaaataaaataaaacaaataaaataacatttaaattcaagGACTAAAATTAGCCtactgaaactaaaaaataatcaactgaaatacaataaaagctatatagaaataattaaatgaaaacctGCAAAGGTATATAGGAAGCcatttttatacaaattaaaataaaaaacaagacaagTAATCAATGCTTTTGCTtgcaaatgcacatttttatataaagtagaTAGAAGAGTTGACCAAAGTCATTGCACAAACTCACATTCATACACACCCATATACTGTAACTGATTGCTTCTTTGAATATAGTAGTTACatctcatttttgtttcattttgatcAACAAAGTTCACACAACGTgaaacaaagaaaagagaaaaccaTACTTCAGTCTTTTGTtgctgtacatgtttttttttttttttttttttttttgaagaacgtTACATCCACCACAAAAATTGTATAAAACCTAACACATTTAGCCTCTTTCATCACCAATGACAAGAACAGAGTTGTTCTCATCACATCCAGTATCCCGTTCTACCAGTGGAGCCATTTTTGTTGTAGCATCAATGCATGTCCAGTCTTTTTGCCTTATGTACAAAACTTCACTACATTCAGCTAACCAACCAGAAAGCTCTTGTTATGGGTAATATGTGATATCTGCATTAATAGCACCATCAGTGTTTTATCAGAATGAGGCCAAACACAAAATATGGGGGataaatgcaaatgtgttatCAGCAAGTGATCAGAAATATGTAAACAGCCTTTTGTTTAAATGATCCTAtacagaaacaggaaaaaaagaagcaatttaactgacaaaagacaaataaatgGGTTTAAAGACTGTGGTCTGTTAGCTTTTGTCTGTCATTGATCTTTAAAACTTCAAATGTGCATATTGCTAAATGTAGTGCAATCAGGTCACAGATGACCTGCCATCTGAGTTGATTTGATCAGTTTTTGTGTGCTACAGGTAATTCATCTTTATGTCATCAGTATCTCATCATTTGCATATTGAAAAGCTGCTGTACTTATAGAAgccttttaagatttaaaaatctaatcaaaCGGACGATTTGTAAATGTTAACAATACACCTGTGAACTGCTTTAAAGTCCCTCCTTCATCACTGTTCATCACCTTTAACAAAAACTGCACTTGTCCTCAAGTCACATGCTGAAGCTTGAATAGTGAGTGAACAATGTATCGAGAAAATGCTCATGAAAAATCTCTCATTCACAGAATGACTGCACCTTCTTCTCAGGATGATTACTGATCACATCACTTCAAAATATCTCATCAGCAACCAATCTACTATTAACACTGGTTTGTAATTTGTGTCAAATTATGGAAGCAAAATCAACTGTGCTCTCAAATTTGTTAATACTCAATCTCAGATATGTGAGAGAGcattaaaatgcagaaaaaagaagactaaaaagaagcattttgggcaaaattaacatttatcatttttgtaaGTGCTTTCTTTTAACAGGCTgacttaaaactgtaaaataacccTTTTCTTACTTAATTAACAATGgttatttatggtttatttagCATGTGACCCTTGCACTGTTATGTTTTGCACTGGTTTTAGAGTTTCTTGAATCTGATATAGGgcttttgtgtatttaaaataactgtagggttttgtttttatgtatgcatAATTATGAAAATAGTTTTCTGGACCTATAATGGATTAAAAACATGGTGATTTTCTAATAATGCAagcaatttttcctttctttttaacaaaatatttgtgaCATTGTATACCTCCTTCTCAAGTCTTTCCATAATGTCCCTTCTCTTTTGCTCCTTCAAAAATATCCATTTCCTAATGAGAAGGCTACAAAAACTTAGTGTACTTCTAGCTGACTTTTTTAGCTTTTATGTCTTTATGGCACATTATTTTTGGAACAGCGTCCAAAAGAGTGTCATACAAAAATTGTGACCATCAAATCATAaacaaatatctttaaaaattgtgTGGTTGGTCAAAGAAGCATGCATTAACACCCGTATAAGAACATACAGTACTTGCTgttgaaaatacataaaatatctaCCTCTCCATTTGTTTGTTCCCTATTAGACATTTCAGTTCTTTTCATGATGACAATAGGTAGCCAACTTGGAAAGCACGTCTCCTTCTCAAGGTGAAAGATTCTGTTCCTTTGGAAGCTGTGcggttgtttcttcatcataaaTTGTCAATCATTTTAGCtcataaagcatcataaaattCCTTAAAATGGAATGTCCTTAACAGCAATAACTGATGTATGTTTGGACAGACCACCTCATCAAATGGCCTTGAACCTGCAGCGGTTTAAGACACAGACCTTCTATAAAGGCCACTAAGATATGCTAAACAAACATTAACATGTTGAAAACGTGATGCCATGCAAGAGCAGCAGTTCATGGTCCTCATATGTCATTTCATCAATGTGGAGGATTTCTGTGAATGTAGAAATCGCAGAAGGTCAAACTAGAGTCTTTGGTTTGTATCATTTGTATTGAAAGTGTTGCTAACTTGGCTCTCGTTTTCAAACTACTCAGTCTGTTGTGAGAATACAGCACAAGCTGAGCTTTTCAATGAATGCTGTTCAGTCTCCTTTGTGAGTCAAGAAGCATTTTTTATTGGGAGTCATAAAGACTGCTGCTCATGTTTTTGTATGGATGGAATCACTTGGTAAGGTCAACATGCTGCATGGTTGGTATATCCTGCAGTTGATTCATTCACCTCAGGAACGCCACACGACCAGTCAATGAACACCTTGTTATTTGGCAAGGTGTTGTCCTGCATCTTGGTCAGaaggaatagtttactcaaaaattaaaatataccactcaccctcagaccatccatgatgtagatgagtttgttttttcagtgttacatcacttgctcaccaatatatactctgcagtgaatgggtgccaccattattagagtccaaacagctgataaaacatcacaattatccacatgactccagtccttcaatgaatgtcttgttaagagaaaagctgcatgtttgtaagataCAAATCTattattaaggcattttaactttaaactgttgcttctggccgaACTAGCattccataattcataataacgcttcctccagtgaaaaagtctatccCCATTGTCCactcatatcaaaatccaccaacatctttgtttagaatggtttttcgcttgtaaatggtgctttatctgtgcatttttctctcctgatttctCTTCTgatcactggagaaagcaataataTATGGATAGAAGATTGGTATTTTAGATTAAGTcttgatgaatatttttttatcacacagcttttcacttcacaacacattaactgatggactagagacttgtggattacttgtggataacTATGATGTTTTTCTAtgattcactgcagaggatccattggtgagcaagtgatgtaatgcgtAATTTCTCAGAATCTCAAttccatcttggatggcctaaagaTGAGTAAAAATTGAACTATTCCTTAGAAAGGCCAATCTAGTTGCATTCATTGCTACAAATAAGCTTCAAAACTATCTGAAGCTTTTTAATACCAATAATGAcactaaagtttaaaaaaaaagtttttttctgtgcacaaaatttatatgcacattttttttctgtttatgcaCAGCACCTTCCTTATCGATCCAGTCCTATAAGCAGCCGGCTCTCCTCCTCCTTTTGACTTTCATTTTTCAGGTCAGCAAAAACCTGTGTGAAGTAGTGCGGGTCAGAGTTAAGCTGGAGCATTTTGCTACTCATGCGGTTGATGATCGCCAGACTGCGATTCCAGAAGGCATCCTTATCCGTCTCCACCAGGAAGGGCTTGAGCGGGTATGAAATCTCGTTTCCCATGTAGGAGTAGGACAGGTAGAGGCAAGTGAGCAGCTCGGCCTGTAGCTCACGCTCACTGGACACCTCGCCCGAAATGACCTCACGGCAGAGCATGTAGAGGAAGACCACGTTAGCCGGGGTGATGAAGCCCTGGTCCTGCCAGCCCTGCAGCAGAAGGGACCGGTCCACGCTGCGCAGCCACAGGACGGGGTCGGCTGGGGAGAGGCGCTTCAATCGGTAGCAGCGTCGGCACAGGAACTCGCCCAGGCTCCTCAGGAGTTCGCTGGTGGAAGCCTGCACGATTACTCTTTTGGGTGTGCCCGCGTTGGTTGCTTGGCCCACCGATCCAGTGATGGATGTCCTCTTCGCAGTGGAGGCCACACTGGTGGTGGTTTTCGATGTGGGAATGGAGCTCACGGCCGGCTCCTGGCTGAAGCCGGAGAGGTTGGCACAGGACTGGGACTTCTTCAGGTTTTGGCTGTTGAGGGTGTCCACGCTCTCTTCATCTTGACTGTCCCCAGAGGCCAGCTTCTTAGATCCTTTTCTCTTGGCCGAAGCTGCCACAATACGCTTCCATGGCAGGACATTGATGAGTGACTGCCGTTTCAGGCCCTTATCCTTGGCGTTTTTACTGTTCTGCACAGCTGTATAATGTGCCAGTGGGGGTGGTTTTTCATCAAACAGGCCTGCCTTTCGGTAGCTCGGGGACACTGAGAGTACAGTTCCCATGTTGCCTTGATTATTACAGGGTCTTTAGATACGGAATCTGcccattaaagaaataaatatgaatgtttagAGACAAAATACTGTTTCCAGATCTAAATAAGCAATGATTTTGAACAAAccaccatacacacacatgcaaaacatagaagaattgtatatatattgaaaagTGTGTATAGAAAaccaaatgtaaaaatctttttatatcttgagacatacagatagatttctctctctctctctttttttttactgaactgaATCCCTGGTTTGCTATTCACCATGAGATTAAGCAGAATATGCGAAAGCATCCATCTTAGCTTCAAAATGGAAGGCGAGAAATGTAAACACATTCATTCCCAAATTCATATCTCTTCGTAAGAAAAATCCCTCTAAGTGCGAATTGGAAATTGTTAGCTGACTgaaaaattattcaatttaagCTTTAGTACGTTTATGAACTCGTAATCTAAATGTTTAGTTGGTCAGTGCGAGGAAATGAGAACATCACGCTTCAGACAAAACGAGCTGTTGTAAATTAAGATAGCATCTTTATAACGACGGGCTCGTTTGGACGGTACAATCGAGATTTTCAGATTTTGCGAACTATTTAAGAGCAAACCCATTAAAAgcgtttttataaataaaaatcatttgattcaaaacCAGCATAAATAGGTTATAGGCTACACGTAAAATGTAGGTTACTTACTAATGAATACGTCTTTCTCACGCTGATAAATGTAGGCTAGATATAGAAGAAGAAGATCtggtaaatatagaaatattggTCTATTACCCTTTTTTCCCTCGCACTGTGAAGCGTGCTCGTCGTTGTCCAAGGTGCTGAAAATGGGACGTCGGCGATGAAATAATGCTTCTACATAAAGCAACTCTGCAAGGTGTTCAGGATTCTTCGGTTGCTAATGTTACTTCCCAGATCCACGCCACGTCTTCCCACATAAACCCTCAATACATGgcaattctgttgtttttctctttcatcacaaTGAATCTCGGCTCTGTTACACGTCTGTGATATCCTTGCTGAACTGCGCAGGCGTATGAATAACACGCTATGCTTGAATGTAACTggaaattcttaaaaataaaggtcataAGACTAATCCCTAAAGGAAGTCGATGAATTGCGTTCATTATTTTTTGGGGGTGGAAGCATCGGTGCTCTCTTATGGAGATGCTGAATCTCAGATGGGTGGGAACTCGGCTGAGCTCCCTCTGGTTATCTGTCCATGCTGTCCGTCATGTGTGCGCTGACATGAAATCGCTCTCCACAGCACCGGCATCTGTTATAACACCTCCTGAGCTTGAACATGAAAGATAAACGTTTGACTTTAGACGCCCTGTTTTTACATGACATGCCAGCTGTTGACACAGATTACTTAATCAAAACCCAGAGAGTGTGGAAAGTCTCTCACACAACGCTCAAAACAGATTAAATCAAATCCTGATGTGCAGTAATGTCGCCGAGGCTTTGTAGACCTCAGTGGCGCAGTGACATGAATGGGCAACCCCACCCCcctctgatctctctctcacacccacccactctctctctctctctctcagtctcttgTGCTGATCCAATCATCCTGCTCTGACCATTTAATAGTaagcaatagttttttttttttaatggcgaCCCATCTGAGTGTTTTACACccttttatgttaatatttttaagctTATCCCATCCTCAAGTCATTGATGAAACAGCACTTCAGATTAAATGTAGGTGCTGACTAAGATGAGaagacaggcagatagatagatagatactgacAGATAaggtcatctatctatctatctatctatctatctatctatctatctatctatctatattggGTTACATAGTGATAGATTATGGCATGATACAAGTAAATTCTCCaaaattcagtcatttacagCATTCAATGTACAGTTTGcattaaacatcaaaatcatggatgtattacagtatttatttatttatgtatttattttttacaatcgCTAGGTGACATTTTTCAATCCGTAgttgttacatttttcaaaactgtcTTCACACACTTCTCCTTACCTTAGCTTTTTGCTTGGCACAGCAGTAAATTTCACATCcaaaatgcactaaaactacCAAAAGACAATTCATACTGTGCTTGTCTCAAATCAAGTCATTCTTCCATGACACTAGCAAAGATTGTCACTCTAAAGAACACTTTGTCACTCAtaaaacaattacttaaaaaaaaaaaaactaacaacaggtagaattttatttatttatttattttaatttctttacaaaaaaagaatgaCAGCTCCGTTTAGAATTTACAACAATGTTACATGGTCCatgtttacattacagtacaaattTATTCTTAAATTATTCTAAGTTGATTAAAAACTAACACCTCAGTTAcatctattaattttagttttcaaaaCTCAGATATCACATGTACGTTTGCaaaatgtctgttaaagatctcttcGTATGGAAAGCATATGCTACAAACATccgatagacgtctttaagatgtcagttctACATagattctaaatcataaacaccttaaagacatttttaaacgtCTCTTTGACACCTGATAGGAAACGTTCTATAGACGtactgcagatgagcaaacattctaaaaaatatttgtctTGGAGACATCAGATAGCTAGGTGTTcctgtgatgtacgtgtgctagtTTGGAGAATTTTCGTGGTGGTGTCTGAgtgagaaaataatatataaattaaaagatgTATTCACTAAATGTATTTTGTGCCACTGCCAAAGCAATTGGAAAATGACCCACAGTTTAACCTACTTAGATTGCCGTTTTGTGAAgagttttgaataaaaaaaaatatatatatttaaaaagtatttaaaaatgtgtcgagattgtgaaaataaatactgtatttctgatcgCTTTTACCTAAACGCAAAACCGAGCACAGCCTCCTAGAATGAGTTATACAGCCTACATTCTCCGTGGACTCAATATCCCAGCGTGCCTCGGCGGCGCTTCCGGTAGCGTGTTTAATGATGATTGTTATGTGAATCAGGCAATTGGTGAATTGGTAAGATGGCGGCTGCGGCGGTAGAGTTTCAGAGAGCACAGTCGCTGCTCAGCACGGATCGGAATGCGTCCATTGACATTTTACATGCAATCGGTAAGCGTCTTGTGTCCCGCCGGCCTTTGAACCGCGTGTGTGATTTTAGCAGAAGAGGCTGTGCTTTCAACACGCGGAGCATGTCTCTCATGTGATTTGTAGAACAGCAGCTAAATGTGTTAGCCGGTTTCATGCTGCTGACTCACTGTGACAGTCGTGAGAAAGACTATAGCTGGACAAATACACTGTACTCCTACTAACTGTTAACATTTCAAACGAGCCGCTAGGCTCTTTTAGACTTTGTCCTCAAATGTAGTTTTATTGTTCGTAGCCTGTAGTGGaagaaaatgccattttcagTGAACTGCCACCAGTGTAAACGGTTAGCCAGTCAGCTAGCTTCAGTTCACAATGAACGCGAATCTTTATGTAACGGTTAGTGATCTGAATGTGTTTGGAAAAACGggcataaataaatgtttatgtgatCGGCCTGCTAAATCAATGTGGTGAAATATGTACAATAAGAGAAATGACTGACGTTTTCTAAATAATTGTGGTTTGAAGGAACTACCACAACTTTGCATGACAACTGAGTTAGCTTCGCTAGCTAACTTAGTGATACATTCTGTTCGCTTATAACATTGAGGTATGAATTAATATTATGTTAGTGGAAAGGCagttaacaacaacaacttataaaaaacatcacaacaaaaaaattgtagaaaatattaaacaacaacactaaaaaaaTCTTCACAACAACCACAAGTTAGTTagtcaaatacttattttctctTATCGCTTGGTTATGATATAATTTGACACTCAGCAAGTTTTGTTTGGCATTAAGTTGGATATGTGTTAGCTTGTCACGGATTATTTGATAGCATGCCACGCCGTTTTTTGTTTATCTGCTGCAGAATATcatgttttcaagttttttttttttttttttttttacacctttttaATCTCTTCATATAACAAACAGGCAGTATTTGTTGTGCACCGTAAATCCAAGCAGCATACATAGACAAAATATTTCGAAAAGAAAGATTCAATAAGAAAAGGGAATTATAATCTAAATTaaacttgtaatacaaagtaATTTAGATACTTTCAAGGTATTCCTCTTTTGATCtgctttaaaaatttaattaatttagcttGGAGCAACTTCAGGGAATCTACATTTCtataaattcaacaaaaattcAACTACTCTGTTTTATTAAGGTGTCCATGTTCACTTGCTGTTATCAACAGCTTTTGAAGCCCACCAGTCTAACTAGTAATTTAGTCGAAGATCATGAAGCCCAAGATGAACTTGCCTGTATTGTCACCAGGAAGTTTAAGCTAACAGTGTTTAAATATAGTATCGTGAGGCtctgtaattaaattttatagtaaaattatCTGCTTTGTATACATTCACAGTCAAGCGAGACATCCAAGACAATGACGAAGAGGCTGTGCGTGTCAAAGAACAGAGTATCTTGGAGCTGGGCGGACTGCTGGCCAAGACTGGACAAGCTGCTGGTAAACATCTTCATCTAGTGCAGTGATCCTCAAGTCTGGCtcgcgagatccactttcctgcagagtttagctccagccctaatcaaacaaacctaccTGTGATtctctaatgatcctgaagacattgattagcaaactcaggtgtgtttgattagggttagagctaaactagAGCTAAACaagcaggaaagtggatctcacgagccagatttgaggatcactgaTCTAGTGGGTCATTGTCCTATCAGTATACGCACATAATAATGTATCAATATTAATGTATCTAATGTTTTTGAAGGCCTCTACTCTGTCAGGTGTCATTTTTTTCAAGGTTAGTAACTACTGCGCATGTATTGGTATTTTGCAGAATTGGGAGGTTTGCTGAAGTATGTCCGACCATTCCTTAACTCCATCAGCAAAGCAAAGGCAGCACGGTTGGTGCGCTCTCTGCTCGATATGTTCTTGGACATGGAGGCAGCTACTGGTCAGGAGGTGGAGTTATGTTTGGAGTGCATTGAATGGGCCAAATCAGAGAAGAGGACCTTTCTCCGACAGGCCCTGGAGGTGAGCACAAATAGTTTTGTGAATTAGAGGCTTGCTACCGCAAATATCACCCTTTCTGTTGCAGTAAGTAGAGTTTTTTTCAGAAGGTGCACCCTTTTTGTTCTATGTTGAGCTGGGACAATGTATAACTGTGACTAGTATTTGACTGGTGATGTGATCTTGACGTGACTGTCACCAGGCCACTGTATGAGGAAGGATCGAGAGAATATGAGTGTATTCTAACAAATTCAGACAATTCCTATGacgacaaagctgaattttcagaagccattactccagtctttagtgtcacgtgattcttcaggaatcattctaatatcttgatttgctgcttaagaaacatttaaaatgggattatttgatgaacaggACATTCAgagaaaaagcttttatttaaaattgaaatcttGACCCCAaaaatttgaactgtagtgtacgtGCTGCATACTGCTTGAAATCTAGTCTGACCATTCA includes:
- the LOC109094148 gene encoding cyclin-dependent kinase 5 activator 1-like, which produces MGTVLSVSPSYRKAGLFDEKPPPLAHYTAVQNSKNAKDKGLKRQSLINVLPWKRIVAASAKRKGSKKLASGDSQDEESVDTLNSQNLKKSQSCANLSGFSQEPAVSSIPTSKTTTSVASTAKRTSITGSVGQATNAGTPKRVIVQASTSELLRSLGEFLCRRCYRLKRLSPADPVLWLRSVDRSLLLQGWQDQGFITPANVVFLYMLCREVISGEVSSERELQAELLTCLYLSYSYMGNEISYPLKPFLVETDKDAFWNRSLAIINRMSSKMLQLNSDPHYFTQVFADLKNESQKEEESRLLIGLDR